In one Leishmania panamensis strain MHOM/PA/94/PSC-1 chromosome 14 sequence genomic region, the following are encoded:
- a CDS encoding ion transport protein-like protein (TriTrypDB/GeneDB-style sysID: LpmP.14.0530): protein MPYGRSSNPTEAGCVASFPPAAASSGEPRPSTPTHAAAAVPGGTTILAKQHRSPFATVKRSVAKGPRLLGSRIKQFLTDELYIGVRYQKAPPKLVTRELAILEVLAVYYRWLRGVQALLSIAVFVLSLLSIGSSAPLVNSTIFVVSLAAILVIVKAYQVKAQLSGVTNLLFEGRYILTSPHFLHMMAEIVLWCIQTPPFVFAGHQLFELLNNFIFLRLYSVVLYLNNAVYVYRTFCRAMSAISDLPLSTSFLIRTALIHHKTRVVVSVVVCAWLTVGCLFARAQSLSLGDALWFSFQSLATLGYGDITPSTLSGRTVAFIAWIASYFIMAFLITAMYSLLQASDRLHNMQALMECHELIQSLRGRSARVIQLAWRLHKARKVRLHAPSLKQRMYTLVLSWLVTHTIIARRRTRQQLNSVVRSLQETKTHPLTGLSEYQYNAYLQVTHKAARQLQRVKDVDRVYLALRDRDVLASSLSRRDIESIIILPGDSLEPIGAAPPTTVTGIGSTAGEMAEMAQWRNQLTQLERKCARLTEVLEAMSAVAETHTPSMSVSQV from the coding sequence ATGCCCTACGGACGATCTTCGAATCCCACTGAGGCCGGCTGCGTAGCCTCCTTTCCACCTGCGGCTGCGTCATCGGGTGAGCCGAGACccagcacacccacgcacgcggctgccgctgttcctggcggcaccaccattctggcgaagcagcaccgAAGCCCCTTCGCAACCGTGAAGCGCTCCGTCGCAAAGGGCCCGCGACTTCTCGGGAGCCGCATCAAGCAGTTTTTGACAGATGAGCTGTACATTGGCGTGCGCTATCAGAAGGCGCCGCCGAAGTTGGTGACCAGGGAGCTCGCCATACTAGAGGTTCTCGCCGTGTATTACCGCTGGCTGCGCGGGGTCcaggcgctgctctccatcGCCGTGTTCGTTCTCTCGCTACTGTCCATTGGGAGCTCGGCGCCTCTGGTGAACTCCACCATTTTTGTCGTCTCCCTGGCGGCCATCCTAGTCATTGTCAAAGCATACCAGGTCAAGGCACAGCTCTCTGGCGTGACGAATCTGCTGTTCGAGGGACGCTACATCTTAACCTCGCCTCATTTCCTCCACATGATGGCTGAAAttgtgctgtggtgcatcCAAACCCCGCCTTTTGTCTTCGCTGGCCACCAGCTCTTCGAGCTGCTCAACAACTTCATTTTTTTGCGCCTGTACTCCGTCGTTCTGTACCTGAACAACGCCGTGTACGTGTACCGCACCTTCTGCCGTGCCATGTCCGCCATCAGTGACCTGCCCCTTTCCACCTCCTTCCTTATTCGCACCGCGCTGATTCACCACAAGACGCGCGTCGTGGTGTCGGTGGTGGTATGTGCGTGGCTGACGGTCGGCTGCCTCTTTGCACGCGCCCAGAGCCTCTCCCTTGGCGATGCCCTCTGGTTTTCCTTTCAATCGCTGGCGACGCTGGGGTACGGGGACATCACCCCCTCCACGCTCTCGGGCCGCACTGTCGCCTTCATCGCCTGGATCGCGAGCTACTTCATAATGGCCTTCCTGATCACCGCCATGTActcactgctgcaggcgtCGGATCGCTTGCACAACATGCAGGCATTGATGGAGTGCCACGAACTCATACAGAGTCTGCGTGGCCGCTCTGCCCGTGTCATTCAGCTGGCCTGGCGACTTCACAAGGCGCGAAAGGTCCGGCTGCACGCGCCGTCCTTGAAGCAAAGGATGTACACGCTGGTCTTGTCGTGGCTTGTGACTCATACGATCATcgcgcggcgccgcacaCGGCAACAGCTGAACAGCGTGGTGCGctcgctgcaggagacgaAGACGCATCCGCTTACGGGGCTCTCCGAGTACCAGTATAATGCGTACCTGCAAGTCACTCAcaaggcggcgcggcagctgcagcgtgtaAAGGACGTGGATCGCGTGTACCTCGCCCTGCGCGACCGCGATGTGCTGGCATCGTCACTGTCGCGGCGCGACATTGAGTCCATTATCATTCTTCCGGGCGACTCGCTAGAGCCCAtcggcgcggcgccgccgacaACCGTGACAGGCATCGGCAGCACGGCAGGGGAAATGGCAGAGATGGCGCAGTGGAGGAACCAGCTGACGCAGCTGGAACGAAAATGCGCGCGCCTGACAGAAGTGCTAGAGGCTATGAGCGCTGTGgccgagacacacacccctAGCATGTCTGTGTCCCAGGTGTGA
- a CDS encoding hypothetical protein (TriTrypDB/GeneDB-style sysID: LpmP.14.0510) yields MTRQADEQKSMRNVTGSGEAEKTSKLRTDDLPALQERMKKLHAEVTQQTEAKEQRARELAAVPVADVDIQVVAAALAVTPECARCRLQKKNGDVTAVLRDAVGLPKARA; encoded by the coding sequence atGACGCGGCAGGCCGATGAGCAGAAGTCCATGCGCAACGtcaccggcagcggtgaggcTGAGAAAACCTCCAAGCTGCGCACCGACGATCTtccagcgctgcaggagcgcatgaAGAAGCTCCACGCCgaggtgacgcagcagaCCGAGGCTAAGGAGCAGCGCGCCCGCGAGCTTGCGGCAGTACCGGTGGCGGACGTGGACATACaggtcgtggcggcggcgctggcggtgacgcCCGAGTGCGCGCGGTGCCGACTGCAGAAAAAGAACGGGGATGTaacggcagtgctgcgcgatgcAGTGGGCCTCCCGAAGGCTCGTGCATAG
- a CDS encoding hypothetical protein (TriTrypDB/GeneDB-style sysID: LpmP.14.0470), translating to MPSELNMNREALTEISSLRTSRRPSSLHRRKSKIGGRTVLYIPYRERMFIALAAVMQVAILALLIAAVVTDIFKVDGTRAIRIGADLRAVSAGLNVSVTEGSRPFCYSLWGARKCGSTSFYTQEWYTARGIADKGFPSPVTLTMMLGAAAFAVLAVCYSLVNIIGIALVVCLQNYTAVLCAWSFSVWITILISWALSVGVYARSILTMNSTTIVGRKVRVRDYCDFSSSFALSMAAFVLHALQFTFTVLYVHMFESRMKSLVTEQKQLSEARLQE from the coding sequence ATGCCGAGTGAGTTAAACATGAACCGCGAGGCCCTCACGGAGATCAGCTCCCTCCGCACGTCTCGCCGGCCGtcctcgctgcaccgccgcaaGTCGAAGATCGGTGGCCGCACAGTTCTCTATATTCCCTACCGAGAGCGCATGTTCATCGCCCTCGCTGCGGTGATGCAGGTGGCCATCCTCGCGCTgctcatcgccgccgtcgtcacgGATATCTTCAAGGTCGACGGCACCAGGGCCATCAGGATCGGCGCAGACCTGAGGGCCGTGAGCGCAGGTCTCAACGTGTCGGTCACCGAGGGCTCGAGGCCGTTCTGCTACTCGCTGTGGGGCGCGCGAAAGTGcggctccacctccttctaCACGCAGGAGTGGTACACTGCGCGTGGTATCGCGGACAAGGGCTTCCCGTCGCCAGTGACCCTCACTATGATGCTCGGTGCGGCCGCGTTCGCTGTGCTGGCTGTATGCTACTCCCTCGTCAACATAATTGGCATTGCCCTTGTCGTATGCCTGCAGAACTACACGGCCGTGCTGTGCGCGTGGTCCTTCTCCGTGTGGATCACCATCCTCATCTCCTGGGCCCTCAGCGTCGGTGTGTACGCTCGCAGCATCCTCACCATgaacagcaccaccatcgtCGGTCGCAAGGTGCGCGTAAGGGACTACTGCGACTTCTCTTCGTCCTTTGCCCTGTCCATGGCCGCCTTCGTCCTGCACGCTCTTCAGTTCACCTTCACCGTGCTGTACGTGCACATGTTCGAGAGTCGCATGAAGTCGCTGGTGACTGAGCAGAAGCAGCTCAGCGAGGCGCGTTTGCAGGAGTAA
- a CDS encoding hypothetical protein (TriTrypDB/GeneDB-style sysID: LpmP.14.0520), with the protein MELRARIEKLSRAQAPTAVPDASSPMTQRLVSLEHDQVNHRWLRGVMAFLAFLCCLISVFQVNGYAGNVVLHVLILALSLAGEVCIVFVYRIKTRFAGVTNPASHSVNPLHSPYLSRMLGEMLVWIIMAPPGVKSTATWAQVLDSFIVLRSYVYVLYFTRLSTQSVFKRAVASLCGYHFNSLYLLYYYTFMPRHAIVTGCGFMVAWLGLSLLYSKSEEVSYADGLYFCSSTMGFVGYSDVVPSMWMGRFTAFLAWCLGLLVIGWCISLMHALILVSPAEHNLHTLFRTNKLCAQVPGEAALTIQRAWKLYVAKREKRNQLSLHFNALLLSNQACRFRSLRREFVECEMTFIRATYTFDDSLTALSRLSSLRTTPAGTPCLSGSTTPTLTGGTPKSTTGRRSFSLFKEVKLKSPQGSSFPPSVNVEAGHADGRSPPLASLASPSSLPPLELRGFLSDQQFRHSSPAASSTGSDIATRLTRLDETLSMLIRKAERMAPRVLASSTEVVS; encoded by the coding sequence ATGGAGCTTCGAGCGCGTATCGAGAAGCTGTCGCGGGCGCAGGCGCCGACAGCCGTGCCCGACGCATCGAGCCCGATGACGCAGCGTCTTGTCTCTCTCGAGCATGACCAAGTGAATCACCGCTGGTTGAGAGGCGTGATGGCCTTCCTTGcctttctctgctgccttATCTCCGTCTTCCAGGTGAACGGATACGCTGGTAACGTTGTGCTGCACGTCCTTATTTTGGCGCTTTCCTTGGCGGGAGAGGTGTGCATCGTCTTTGTCTATCGAATCAAGACGCGCTTCGCAGGCGTGACGAACCCAGCAAGTCACTCCGTCAACCCGCTCCACTCTCCGTACCTGTCGCGGATGCTTGGCGAGATGCTGGTCTGGATCATCATGGCCCCGCCCGGTGTCAAGAGCACTGCCACCTGGGCTCAGGTGCTAGACAGCTTCATCGTGCTGCGCTCGTATGTCTACGTGCTCTATTTCACGCGCCTCTCTACACAGAGCGTCTTCAAGCGCGCCGTGGCGTCCCTGTGTGGATATCACTTCAACTCCCTCTACCTGCTCTACTACTACACCTTTATGCCTCGGCACGCCATCGTGACTGGGTGCGGGTTTATGGTGGCGTGGCTCGGCCTGTCTCTGCTGTACAGCAAGAGTGAGGAGGTCAGCTACGCGGATGGCCTGTAtttctgctcctccaccatgGGCTTCGTGGGGTACAGCGACGTCGTCCCATCGATGTGGATGGGGCGGTTCACTGCCTTCCTCGCCTGGTGCTTAGGGCTGCTCGTCATTGGCTGGTGCATCAGCCTGATGCACGCGCTGATCCTCGTCAGTCCGGCGGAGCACAACCTACATACGCTCTTCCGCACCAACAAGCTGTGTGCGCAGGTTCCTGGTGAAGCGGCCCTCACCATCCAGCGCGCGTGGAAGCTCTATGTGGCGAAGCGGGAGAAGCGCAACCAGCTCTCCCTTCACTtcaatgcgctgctgctgagcaacCAGGCCTGCAGATTTCGCTCCCTCCGCCGCGAGTTTGTCGAGTGCGAGATGACGTTCATTCGCGCCACCTACACCTTTGATGACTCCCTCACCGCGCTAAGTCGCCTCTCGTCTCTCCGCACAACCCCGGCCGGGACCCCGTGTCTATCCGGGAGCACGACCCCCACCCTCACTGGCGGGACTCCCAAGAGCACCACAGGCCGgcgctccttttctctctttaaGGAGGTGAAGTTGAAGTCGCCCCAGGGCTCCTCATTTCCTCCTAGCGTGAATGTGGAAGCAGGTCACGCAGACGGTcgctcaccgccgctggcgtcgctggcgtcgccgtcgtcactgCCACCGTTGGAGCTGCGCGGCTTTCTCAGTGACCAGCAGTTCAGGCACAGTAGCCCCGCGGCGTCCTCGACGGGCAGCGACATCGCCACAAGGCTGACCCGCCTGGACGAGACTCTCAGCATGTTGATTCGCAAGGCGGAGCGCATGGCGCCAAGAGTGCTTGCCTCCTCTACCGAGGTAGTGTCGTGA
- a CDS encoding stearic acid desaturase, putative (TriTrypDB/GeneDB-style sysID: LpmP.14.0500) — protein sequence MLAAVQSLFTCSVLPADVAKPKEEREVPQWTKGNFQYNWIGIYIIGVPTLFVLLGLYLHIPLSPSLLQWLIFFGVVTGMVGVTSGYHRLFSHGAFTGGQAMQWTCAFVGAGAFQGSIKWWARNHRVHHKYTDTCKDPYNAHRGFFFTHFGWFVMRMDYELLGDADVSDLKDNLVVEFQRKYFAVIATITGILIPLVVAGATTGEWLGAFFWVVWLKIFLVHQFSFLINSLAHTRFFGATRPYSDDLTPHDSTLLAIINLGEGYHNFHHQFPNDYRNGHLWHHIDVTKWYIFLCSFLGFCDNLQRAPRAVIDRAAAMQAVRTHERGLVEAANEVRRLEVPATVEYTWDDVRAEVRQGRKLIVMDGYVLDIEQPIPVDPAWAQTDKINWMNTHPGGRALLLAYVGKDATAAFNGGVYGHTMGARNYLPELRVGCIKEPPVPAASGKKVSGAGRLGVVKYTTA from the coding sequence ATGCTGGCGGCCGTACAGAGTCTCTTCACCTGCAGCGTCCTTCCTGCGGATGTGGCAAAGCCCAAGGAGGAGCGTGAGGTACCCCAGTGGACAAAGGGCAACTTTCAGTACAACTGGATAGGCATCTACATCATCGGCGTGCCAACGCTGTTTGTGCTGCTTGGCCTGTACCTGCACATCCCGCTATCCCCCTCGCTTCTGCAGTGGCTTATATTCTTTGGTGTTGTCACTGGAATGGTGGGGGTGACGTCCGGTTATcatcgcctcttctcccacgGAGCTTTCACCGGCGGGCAGGCAATGCAGTGGACGTGCGCCTTCGTGGGTGCTGGGGCGTTCCAGGGTTCCATCAAGTGGTGGGCTCGAAATCACCGCGTCCACCACAAGTATACGGATACCTGCAAGGACCCCTACAACGCGCATCGtggcttcttcttcacgcACTTTGGCTGGTTCGTCATGCGCATGGACTACGAGCTGCTCGGCGACGCGGATGTGTCGGACCTGAAGGACAACCTTGTCGTGGAGTTTCAGCGCAAGTACTTTGCCGTTATCGCTACCATCACAGGGATCCTGATCCCCCTCGTAGTGGCTGGCGCAACCACTGGGGAGTGGTTGGGTGCGTTTTTCTGGGTGGTGTGGCTCAAGATCTTCCTCGTGCACCAGTTCTCTTTCTTAATCAACAGCctcgcgcacacgcgcttCTTTGGCGCCACGCGGCCGTACTCGGATGACTTGACCCCGCACGACTCCACCCTCTTAGCGATCATCAACCTCGGCGAGGGTTACCACAACTTTCACCACCAATTCCCGAACGACTACCGCAACGGTCATCTGTGGCACCACATTGACGTAACGAAGTGGTACATCTTTCTCTGCAGCTTTCTGGGCTTTTGCGATAACTTACAGCGGGCCCCGCGCGCCGTGATcgaccgcgccgccgcgatgCAGGCTGTGCGAACGCACGAGCGCGGGTTGGTGGAAGCAGCGAATGAGGTGAGGCGGCTGGAGGTGCCAGCGACCGTGGAGTACACGTGGGACGACGTACGCGCGGAGGTGAGACAGGGCCGCAAGCTGATTGTGATGGACGGCTACGTGCTGGATATTGAGCAGCCAATCCCCGTGGACCCTGCGTGGGCGCAGACGGACAAGATCAACTGGATGAACACGCACCCTGGTGgacgtgcgctgctgcttgcgtATGTGGGCAAGGACGCGACGGCCGCCTTCAACGGTGGCGTGTACGGCCATACGATGGGGGCGCGCAACTACctgccggagctgcgcgtGGGTTGCATAAAGGAGCCCCCGGTGCCCGCAGCGTCTGGCAAGAAGGTGAGTGGCGCTGGTCGCTTGGGGGTGGTGAAATATACTACCGCATAA
- a CDS encoding hypothetical protein (TriTrypDB/GeneDB-style sysID: LpmP.14.0540), with product MVDLAASPRAVPALLFSLLLCVPACTVVVMVDASPAYLLAQRRGQVFTYEAKTDPVIDISSLLPNASSSFLYAFTEDMNTFIKGLFNNSVMENFGSGTEAQGFDNCRFLFAPQDDWNTMFTLSGCFKTLLHAGIAGDCVADNPFCCIQYWRYPASLPDRLPSDQIDPRLIFWDGTRAVNGFYTNFSDTYRANYPNCSSFTPWPECSCSYGANSTLAVDANGEWRYARRYMPFLTYIEHRADNPTGSAAVQFKLLNATAATAWLAGHRFGDLSLLVPIVVSASLVIMLFMCLLFMYLCGYKPTLKVKEELRAKIKDLQEKTAAVETKLAAKRRRNQRSASSLAQSPRTSFVVPPKETPSPVNQNRFPSFSASSKSVQLHVRPAEPNQQQHACITVSPSSQGIQSQLQPRGSFMAAQNRTGSGHQRSSSYAFSASSRTNSPSSAAASALNGQPENSILKRSSSTSSMKSATSRQFPQDFQNPLIGRQSFDV from the coding sequence ATGGTCGACCTAGCTGCATCGCCCCGTGCCGTGCCGGCACTTCTCTTCAGCCTGCTCTTGTGCGTGCCGGCATGCactgtggtggtgatggtcgACGCCTCCCCGGCGTacctgctggcgcagcgcagaggcCAAGTGTTCACCTACGAGGCGAAAACTGACCCTGTCATCGACATTAGCAGCTTACTGCCGAATGCGTCATCTAGCTTCCTCTACGCCTTCACCGAGGACATGAACACCTTCATTAAGGGCCTCTTCAACAACTCAGTCATGGAGAACTTCGGCAGTGGTACGGAGGCGCAAGGCTTTGATAACTGCAGATTTCTATTCGCGCCGCAGGATGATTGGAACACCATGTTTACTCTTTCAGGGTGCTtcaagacgctgctgcacgcgggTATTGCCGGCGACTGCGTCGCAGACAACCCGTTCTGCTGCATTCAGTACTGGCGCTATCCAGCCTCACTGCCGGACCGCCTGCCATCGGACCAGATCGACCCCCGACTAATCTTCTGGGATGGCACAAGGGCGGTCAACGGCTTCTACACCAACTTCTCCGACACGTACCGTGCGAATTACCCGAACTGCTCATCCTTTACCCCGTGGCCGGAGTGCTCCTGCAGCTACGGCGCCAACTCTACGCTTGCGGTGGACGCCAACGGCGAATGGCGCTACGCCCGTCGCTACATGCCCTTCTTGACCTATATCGAGCACCGTGCCGACAATCCGaccggcagcgcagctgttCAGTTCAAGCTACTGaatgccactgctgccaccgcgtgGTTGGCGGGGCATAGGTTTGGCGACCTCTCGCTGCTGGTCCCGATCGTCGTCTCGGCGAGTCTTGTCATCATGCTCTTCATGTGTCTCCTCTTCATGTACCTCTGTGGGTACAAGCCGACCTTGAAGGTGAAGGAAGAACTGCGCGCCAAAATCAAAGACCTGCAGGAGAAAACGGCGGCAGTCGAGACAAAGCTCGCAGCAAAGCGTCGTCGAAATCAGCGCTCGGCCAGTTCTCTCGCTCAGTCGCCACGAACCAGTTTTGTCGTCCCACCAAAGGAGACCCCGAGCCCGGTCAACCAGAACCGTTTCCCCTCATTCAGCGCAAGCTCAAAATCCGTCCAGCTCCATGTACGTCCCGCTGAACCAAatcagcagcaacacgccTGTATCACGGTGTCGCCCTCGAGCCAAGGCATTcagtcgcagctgcagccacgCGGCAGCTTTATGGCTGCGCAAAACAGAACAGGCTCAGGGCACCAACGCTCTTCCTCCTACGCATTCAGCGCGTCCAGTCGGACAAACAGTCCTAgctctgctgcggcgtcagCGTTGAATGGGCAACCGGAGAACTCGATATTGAAACGCTCATCAAGCACAAGCTCCATGAAATCCGCAACGTCGCGGCAGTTTCCGCAGGACTTCCAGAACCCGCTCATTGGGCGGCAGAGCTTTGACGTCTAG
- a CDS encoding hypothetical protein (TriTrypDB/GeneDB-style sysID: LpmP.14.0480) gives MPSDFNMNHEPLTEISSLRTSRRPSSLHRRKSKIGGRTVLYIPYRERVFIALAAVMQVAILALLIAAVVTDIFKVDGTRAIRIGADLRAVSAGLNVSVTEGSRPFCYSLWGARKCGSTSFYTQEWYTARGIADKGFPSPVTLTMMLGAAAFAVLAVCYSLVNIIGIALVVCLQNYTAVLCAWSFSVWITILISWALSVGVYARSILTMNSTTIVGRKVRVRDYCDFSSSFALSMAAFVLHALQFTFTVLYVHMFESRMKSLVTEQKQLNEAPHDRS, from the coding sequence ATGCCGAGCGATTTCAACATGAACCACGAGCCTCTCACGGAGATCAGCTCCCTCCGCACGTCTCGCCGGCCGtcctcgctgcaccgccgcaaGTCGAAGATCGGTGGCCGCACAGTTCTCTATATTCCCTACCGAGAGCGCGTGTTCATCGCCCTCGCTGCGGTGATGCAGGTGGCCATCCTCGCGCTgctcatcgccgccgtcgtcacgGATATCTTCAAGGTCGACGGCACCAGGGCCATCAGGATCGGCGCAGACCTGAGGGCCGTGAGCGCAGGTCTCAACGTGTCGGTCACCGAGGGCTCGAGGCCGTTCTGCTACTCGCTGTGGGGCGCGCGAAAGTGcggctccacctccttctaCACGCAGGAGTGGTACACTGCGCGTGGTATCGCGGACAAGGGCTTCCCGTCGCCAGTGACCCTCACTATGATGCTCGGTGCGGCCGCGTTCGCTGTGCTGGCTGTATGCTACTCCCTCGTCAACATAATTGGCATTGCCCTTGTCGTATGCCTGCAGAACTACACGGCCGTGCTGTGCGCGTGGTCCTTCTCCGTGTGGATCACCATCCTCATCTCCTGGGCCCTCAGCGTCGGTGTGTACGCTCGCAGCATCCTCACCATgaacagcaccaccatcgtCGGTCGCAAGGTGCGCGTAAGGGACTACTGCGACTTCTCTTCGTCCTTTGCCCTGTCCATGGCCGCCTTCGTCCTGCACGCTCTTCAGTTCACCTTCACCGTGCTGTACGTGCACATGTTCGAGAGTCGCATGAAGTCGCTGGTGACTGAGCAGAAGCAGCTCAACGAGGCACCCCACGACCGCTCCTAG
- a CDS encoding hypothetical protein (TriTrypDB/GeneDB-style sysID: LpmP.14.0490), which yields MHRRATAHGFQQALIPFSVAHSSPPAAHCSSACESGVVGDEAFHAEPLYLSLQQGERVRVLQRECHHGTGPHGASSHTLVSAAGGAALSQPQWCIAEREDGAIGLVPGSLLQRVAAVTAHRGGSPDPPSLKPSTATRRGHHRTDEASGRAPSRGFEVVRTTQTPSASSGSPGNDVSEKDDKVGYENTDVVDALQLQRRRQSSLQGRLNAVCATPPTAMLTHKEPQTTTSTTSLPTAARGTETASDSDCSEEDEQLHLMKEEARVRAELRWLMDVVLPCLQAACTKAQARLEKLRQDERCANVVASTSSFSSSVDPPNPLAALDREHEDVAGLLERVEALQAELAREASAGAVSEPQRSQSLSGNVLTVSSPRCESGDSSAPAVFRSLDFDAAPPRPLKALHRCRDDVTANAPRAPDSHIVEKLRLLVIEEMETVGSYRSQKLALQQRLSRLAELMQEVASEEASLKESETALHRLLEEGTSEFAVDFVWPRTLQGLTDEEEVVLSSSVHILDKYTRKLQLIADDGQGSTSTNLMSSCVDASPLANASIASLETATCAATPDRQTHSNSRAAMSEGSSTVTTPTPSRVDHLRQVMERGGRELAQLQTKLKAAQRFCDTYGPIAQEIDEQLRRGERILAEKKKYLAALQAAESGEALRNVC from the coding sequence ATGCACCGGCGCGCGACAGCCCACGGGTTTCAACAGGCACTGATTCCTTTCTCAGTCGCGCACTcttcgccgccagcagcccACTGCTCGTCTGCCTGCGAGAGCGGGGTCGTTGGCGATGAGGCGTTCCATGCAGAACCTCTGTACCTGTCTCTTCAGCAAGGCGAGCgggtgcgcgtgctgcagcgagagTGTCACCACGGCACGGGTCCACATGGTGCCTCCTCGCACACGCTAGTATCTGCCGCTGGTGGGGCGGCTCTCTCACAGCCGCAGTGGTGTATCGCAGAACGCGAGGATGGTGCTATCGGTCTTGTCCCAGGTTCCCTGCTACAGCGCGTCGCAGCAGTCACAGCACACCGTGGTGGTTCACCAGATCCCCCCTCGTTGAAaccctccaccgccactcgCCGTGGGCACCACCGTACTGATGAGGCGAGCGGGAGAGCACCATCGCGCGGATTTGAAGTGGTCAGAACCACACAAACTCCgagcgccagcagtggctcGCCGGGGAACGACGTCTCGGAGAAGGATGACAAAGTTGGTTACGAGAACACCGATGTGGTCGACGCGCTCCaactgcagcgacgacggcagtcAAGTCTGCAAGGGCGCCTAAATGCCGTTTGTGCGACCCCACCCACGGCAATGTTGACACACAAAGAGCCACAGACCACTACTTCTACCACCTCATTACCAACAGCGGCTCGTGGCACAGAGACCGCTAGTGACAGCGATTGCTCTGAGGAGGACGAGCAGCTTCATCTCATGAAGGAGGaagcacgtgtgcgtgcagagTTGCGCTGGCTGATGGACGTCGTTCTACCATGCCTGCAAGCAGCATGCACGAAAGCGCAGGCCAGGCTGGAAAAGCTGCGACAGGATGAGCGCTGCGCAAACGTAgtcgcctccacctcttcctttAGCAGCTCAGTGGACCCGCCGAATCCGCTCGCAGCCCTCGATCGTGAACATGAGGATGTCGCAGGGCTTCTAGAGAGAGTTGAAGCGCTCCAAGCTGAACTGGCGCGCGAAGCGTCGGCGGGCGCCGTGAGCGAGCCGCAGAGATCGCAATCCCTCAGCGGAAACGTGCTCACCGTCAGCAGCCCCAGGTGCGAATCAGGCGATTCCAGCGCACCCGCTGTGTTCCGCTCACTTGACTTCGACGCAGCTCCCCCGCGGCCTCTGAAGGCgttgcatcgctgccgcgaCGACGTGACTGCTAATGCTCCCAGGGCTCCAGACTCGCATATAGTGGAAAAGTTGCGTCTCCTTGTGATAGAAGAAATGGAAACGGTGGGCTCGTACCGATCACAAAAActagcgctgcagcagcgcctgtcTCGGCTGGCTGAGCTGATGCAGGAAGTTGCCTCAGAAGAGGCATCACTGAAGGAATCGGAAACGGCACTGCATCGGTTGCTGGAGGAAGGGACAAGCGAGTTCGCGGTCGATTTTGTCTGGCCACGCACCCTGCAAGGGCTAACAGATGAAGAGGAAGTAGTTCTGAGCTCGTCGGTTCATATCCTTGACAAGTACACGCGCAAGCTGCAGCTCATCGCTGACGACGGCCAAGGTAGCACCTCCACAAATCTCATGAGCAGTTGTGTGGATGCGAGTCCGTTGGCCAACGCATCTATCGCCTCCCTAGAGACGGCAACCTGTGCGGCAACGCCCGATCGTCAAACGCACTCGAATAGTCGCGCTGCCATGTCCGAGGGAAGCAGCACTGTCACGACACCAACCCCGTCACGCGTGGACCACCTACGCCAGGTGATGGAGAGGGGCGGCCGTgagcttgcgcagctgcagacaAAGCTgaaagcggcgcagcggttCTGCGACACGTACGGCCCAATCGCACAGGAAATCgatgagcagctgcgacgtGGCGAGCGCATATTGGCTGAGAAGAAGAAATACCTGGCAGCTTTGCAAGCGGCCGAGAGTGGGGAAGCCTTGAGGAACGTCTGCTGA